A genome region from Amblyraja radiata isolate CabotCenter1 chromosome 4, sAmbRad1.1.pri, whole genome shotgun sequence includes the following:
- the lrrc30 gene encoding leucine-rich repeat-containing protein 30 — translation MGVCVSKKTSKEELRKSIKRKVIITSDEQEAILIAEMRNQLRNVYGQNSLGLAMMEMTETPNIIWKVTEIEKLNMSHNFLLNISPGIEKLQNLVILNLLGNQLTALPKEIGLLRKLNVLFADWNCLQEVPMEMGHCRKLKVLSLSHNAISSLPENLDELKKLEKLNLSNNQFVQLPVCIYGMRRLTFLHIGCNRIESISESVGQLESMRIFIAERNKLRFLPKSICLMQPLKLLNVNYNKIENLPTNLPMLMELERIACHSLDTGLHVKFNPLVKPLPDLVEEGLESLFDYLKPRRDNE, via the coding sequence ATGGGTGTTTGTGTGTCGAAGAAGACTTCTAAGGAAGAGTTAAGGAAATCAATAAAAAGGAAAGTGATAATAACTTCGGACGAACAGGAGGCAATTTTGATTGCTGAAATGAGGAACCAACTGAGGAATGTTTATGGCCAAAACTCCCTGGGGTTAGCGATGATGGAAATGACAGAAACACCAAATATTATTTGGAAGGTAACTGAAATCGAAAAACTAAACATGTCACATAACTTCCTTCTGAACATTAGCCCTGGCATCGAGAAACTCCAGAATTTAGTCATCCTGAATTTACTGGGGAATCAGTTGACTGCTCTGCCGAAGGAGATTGGGCTGCTGAGGAAGCTGAATGTTTTATTTGCCGATTGGAACTGTCTGCAGGAAGTCCCAATGGAAATGGGTCACTGCAGGAAGTTGAAGGTGCTCAGCCTCTCCCACAATGCAATATCATCTCTCCCGGAGAACCTGGATGAGCTGAAGAAACTGGAAAAGCTCAACTTAAGCAACAACCAGTTTGTCCAATTGCCCGTGTGCATCTACGGGATGAGAAGGTTGACTTTCTTACACATAGGCTGCAACAGGATCGAAAGCATCTCTGAAAGTGTGGGCCAGCTGGAGAGCATGAGGATTTTTATCGCTGAGAGAAACAAGCTTCGATTCCTGCCTAAATCCATCTGTTTGATGCAGCCCCTGAAGCTTCTCAATGTGAACTACAACAAGATTGAAAACCTGCCCACAAATCTTCCCATGTTGATGGAGTTAGAAAGGATAGCCTGCCACTCACTGGACACAGGCCTCCATGTCAAATTCAACCCACTTGTCAAACCACTGCCAGATCTTGTCGAAGAAGGGCTAGAATCTCTCTTTGATTATTTAAAACCCAGACGGGACAATGAATGA